The sequence CCGCGCCGCCACCCCGCCGGACGGGGCGGGGACCGCGGGGGCGCCCGGGGCGTCGGGCAGGGCCACCGTCTGGGCGGCGGGCCGCGCCTGGGCGGCGGCGTCGCGCTGCTCGGTGACCTCGATCAGCTTGGAGGTGCGGACCTGGTTGACCACATAGCCCTTGACGTTCTTGCGGGTGGAGACGTCGTAGTTCTCCACCACCTGCTCGCCGCGGTGCACCAGCAGCCGGAAGCGGTCCTCGGGGCCCTCGCCCTCCGGGTCTGCGATCTCCACCGACACGCCGGAGACACCGGGCTTGGCCGCGACGAGGAATCCGCCGACCGCCACCGGGGCGGGCGCCGGGGCCTGGCGGGGCACCGACTGGGCGGCCGCGGGCGCCGCGGAGTCGCCGCCGGAGCCGCCGATGCGGACCACGTAGGCCGCGCCGCCGCCGTTGGCGAAGTAGCCGTACACGGCGTGCGCGAGGTAGGTGCCCTCGGTGAAGCCGCCGAACAGCTGGTGGTACTGGTCCCAGTTGGTCACCAGGGTGGGCTCGTGGAAGGGTCCGGTCTGGGCGAAGCCGACGAACGCGGCGACGGCGGTGCCGACCCCTTCGATCGGTCGGGCACCGGACTGCACCTCCTCCACGTACACGCCCGGGGTGAGGTACGTCGGCATACTCGCTCCTTCGTGTGCCAATGGTGTCACCTGCGTCGATGTCGAGTCTCCGAGGCCGGTGCGGCATGGCGACAGGGGCGCGCGGACCTGGGCGAGGGCAACCCCGCTGCCTTTCCGGGCGCCCGCGCCCGGCACCGCCTTCCCTTTCGGGCAACGCGCCCTGTGGAAAAGCCCTAGGAACGGTAAAAACCGCTGGACAGCGGGCGGTTCAGGAGTCCGTCAGCACATCCCGCGTCCACGTCCCGAACTCGCTCTCCAGGACCAGCCGGCCGAGCTTGCGGTACTCCTGGGCGACCGCCGCCATCAACTGCCGCATGCTCAGCGGAAGTCCGGCCTCGGCCGCCAGATACGCGGCCGTCACCGCGCACGCCCGGATGGAACCCCCGGCCAGTTCGAAGCGGTCCGCGCAGAAGCCGAGGTCGAGATCGGCGGCGCGCGGCAGCCGCCCGCCCAGGCACCGCTCCCACAGCGCGAGCCGCTGACCGGCGTCCGGCACCGGGAAGTCCGCGATCACATCGAGCCGCCGGGTGAACGCCTCGTCCAGGTTGGCCCGCAGATTGGTGGTCAGTACGGCGATGCCGTCGAAGGACTCCATGCGCTGGAGCAGATACGCCGACTCGATGTTGGCGTGCCGGTCGTGCGCGTCCTTGACCTGCGAGCGCTTGCCGAAGATCGCGTCGGCCTCGTCGAACAGCAGCACCGCGTTGACCGCGGACGCCTCGGTGAAGATCCGCTCCAGGTTCTTCTCTGTCTCGCCGATGTACTTGTCGACCACCGTGGACAGGTCCACCACGTACAGATCCATGCCCAGGTCGGCCGCGACCACCTCGGCGGACATCGTCTTGCCGGTGCCGGACTCCCCGGCGAACAGCGCGATCACACCCCGCCCCCGGCCGCCGCCCGGCCGCATCCGCCACTGCCCGAGCACCTGCTCGCGATGCCGGGCGCGCACCGCCAGCTCCCGCAGCCTGCGGTGGGTCGGCGCGGGCAGCACCAGGTCGTCCCAGCCGACGGCCGGTTCCACCCGGCGGGCCAGCCGCGCGAGCCCCGCCCCGTTCTGCGCCCGTACGGCGGCCCGCAGATCGTCGGGCCGCACCGCCCGGTCGGCCAGCGCGGCCGTGCGCACCGCGGCGCCCGCGGCCCGGCGCAGCTGCCCGCCGTCCAGCCGGTGCGCGGCGACCGCCGAGGCGAGCGTCTCCGCCGCGGCCGGGTCGACACCGTCGGAGCCGGCCCGTTCCAGCGCGTGCCGCCAGCGTGCGGCCTGACGGCCGGGGGAGGGCGGGGCCACCGGGAGGACCACCGGGGTGTCGGCGGCCCAGGCCGGGTCCCAGCCGTCCGTGCCGTACAGGAACAGCGGGAGCCCGCGCAGCGCGGCGCACACGTCCCTGGTCATCCGGTCGCGTCGGGCGGGCTCCGGGGGCAGCGCCTCCAGCGGGCCGAGGACGACGCCCGCGCCGGACAGCCGGGCCTCCAGGGCCGCCACCCGGACCAGCGCGGGCACCTCGGCGCCGTGCCGGGCGAGGGCCGCCGCGTCGAGCACCAGCGGCCGCAGCCCGGCGGCGCGCAGGGCGGCCACCGCGAGACCGGGCGCGTCGCCGCCGCGGTTCAGCAGCTGCACCAGGCCGGGACCGGAGAGCGCCGCGGCGGACGCGCGGGCCACGTCGGCGGGCTCGGCCGTCGGGTCGGCGTCGGCCTCGCCGAGCAGCCCGGCCAGCCGCGCGTCCGGCTCGGTGCCGCCCAGCAGATGCGCGCTCACCCGGTCCGGGACCGCCAGCACACGTGACAGCGGCGGCCGTTCGGGCTCGGTGACCTCGATCAGACCGCCCGCGATCAGCGGCGCCCCGGGGGCGAGCCGGAAGCGGGCGGCGGACGCGGCGGGCAGCCCGCACAGCTCCAGGGCGAGGGCGACCGTCGGCCGGCGGCGCGTCAGATCGTCGTTGAGATAGCCGTACAGCCGCTCGAACCGGGGGTCCAGATCCGGTGCCAGGGCGACCAGCAGCAGATCCGTGTCCAGCGGCGAGAGCCCGAACCGCTCGGCCAGCAGCCCGAGTCCGGACGTCGGGGGCACCGGCGGCGGCTCGTGGTCGGGCAGCCCCAGGCCGCCCGGCTCCTCCAGGATCCGCGCCACCGCCTGCGGGGTCAGGTACTGGCCCCGGTACGGGTCGTCCGGATCCGGGTCGACGGCGCGCCGCGCGGCCACCGCACGGCGCACCCGCTCCTCGGTCAGCCGCAGCCGCGCCCACAGGACGTCCACCTCGGCCTCGGTGGCGTACATCAGGGCTGCCGCCTCCCTCGGCGGCGCCGGGCCGGAACCGCGGGCCGCTCACGCAGGCCGGCGAAACCCTCCGCACCGGGGTCGCCGACCTCCTCGTACCGCAGCCGTCGTCCCGGCGCGGGTTCCCCGTCGGCCCCGAGTCCGCCCGCGCGCACCAGGAGACCCTCGGTCACCGGCGGCGCGGCCGGGCGGGCCACGGCGGCCAGCGGTGCGCGCACCCGGACGCCGAGCGACGGCTTCAGCTCGCCGTCCAGCGCCGACCACACATCGGACGCGGACGGCGCGTCGATCCCGCCCCCGGCGGTGTCCAGGGACACCGTGAGCCCCAGCTCGGCGAGCGAGCCGGTGAGCAGGTCCGCCGGCAGCGCGTCCGTGCTCACCAGCGTGCCCAACACCTGGGAGAGCAACCGGTGTTCGTCCTGCGGGCGGCTCGCCCACGCCGTGACCAGATACGTCAGCTCGAACCAGCGGGGCGGGGTGCGCCGCGCCACCACATACCCCTCGGTGTCGTGCACCTCACCGGCGCCGCTGCCGCGCCGGGTGGCGTCCTCCTGGATGTGGTACAGGAACACGCACACCGTGGGCGCGTTGCGGCGGGCCGCCCAGTCGCGGGTCGGGGCGTCGAAGACCACCTCGACCCCGGACGCCTCCAGACCGGACCCGGCGAGCAGCGCGCGCAGCGCCTCGTCGACCTCGTGGATCATCGGCGGGTCACCTCGTCGGGCGGCTGCACACTGCCCGTCACCACCAGGAAGTCCGTCTTCACCGGGGAGAACCCGGGGCCCCGCGCGGTGATGGTGCGCGGTCCCGTCTGGTCCTTGGTGAGGATGAGCAGCTGGCCGATGAAGGTTCCGTCGGGCTTGGGCACGGTCGGCGCGGCGGCGGCCGTGATCCCCGGCTTCCAGGTGAAGCGCACCGGCACGCCCGGCGGGAAGTCCTTGCCGCGCACCGAGGTGACGAAGCCGGGCTTGCCGATCGGCGGCACCGCGATGATCTTCGGCTGGAGGATCCGCAGCTTCGTACTGGCCTTGTTGTCCCGGAGGTCGGCATCCGTGCCGGTGGTGGTCAGGACACCGGTGGCCCGGCCGGTCAGCGCGTGGTCGGGGGCGAGCACCACCCGTACGACGGTGCCGGAACCCGGCGCCAGATCGGGCAGCGCGCACAGCCAGGAGCTGTCGCAGCCCGGCGGCGGACCGCCGTTCGGGATCCCGGCGGGCAGCGAGATCCGCAGCCGCAGCCCGGTGGCCAGCGCGTTGCGGCCGTTGCGCACGGTGTACGTCACCACGACCCGGCCGCCGACGTAACCCGGGTTGGGCTGCGCCGTCACGGTGACCCCCGGGCCCGCCTTGGGCGCGGGCGGAGCGGGCGGCGCGGGCGGCGGAGGCTTCGGGGTGGGCGTATGCGTGGGCGTGGGGGTCGGGGTGGGCGTAGGGGGCGGCGGGGTCGGCGGCGCGGGCGGCCGTACCGGCACCACGGTCCGGGTGGAGTTGTCCCCGGGCTGCGGATCGATGACGCTGCCGGTGACCGACCAGTCGATGGGCTGGTCTCCGGTCACGTTCCCGGTGACGGTCACGGTGACCGGGACCGTCGTACCGGGTGGCACCACCCCGAGGTCGCACTGGAGCGTGGCCGCGTCACAGGTGCCGCCCGGATAGGTGACCTTGGTGACGGTCACGCCGGCCGGCGGCGCCATGGTCAGCCGGGTGCCGGGCGAGGCGGCCGGGCCGTTGTTGACGACGTCCACCGTCAGGTCCGTGGACGTGCCGACGGTCAGCGGCGGTGTCGTACCCGGGGCGTGCACCGCCAGGTCCACCGACTGCTCGACGCTGGGCTCCTTCTGCCGGCCCGGCAACTCGGTGGTGAGCGGGGTGACCTGGCCCGTCGAGACGGTCAACACGTAGAGGTTCTCCGGGCAGTTGACCGGCGCGTCGTCCCGTGCGCTGAACACGATCTGGGAGCCGTCCGCCGTCCAGGCCGCGTCGCGCGGCTGGTGCGGTCCGGTGACCGTGGTGTCGGGCAGCTGCTGACGGCAGGCGTCCGCGCTGCCCCGCGCCGCCTCGGGCAGCAGCACCTGGCAGCTGTCGCCGGACACGGAGGTCAGCACCAGCCCGTTGCGCTCGTCCACGAGGCCGCCGCCGTTCTTGCGGTTGAAGGCGATCGAGCGGCCGTCGGGGGAGAAGGCGGGACTGTCGTCGATGACCGAGCAGTTGCCGGGGCAGTTCGCCGCGCTGAGGTCCTTCTGCGCGTTCAGGTCGTCGACCGGCACGGTCCAGATGTGCTTGTTGCCGCCCTTGCCGTCGATCACCGCGTTACGGGTGAAGGCGAGCACGGTGCCGTCCGGGGACCAGGTGGGCTGGGCGTCGCTGC is a genomic window of Streptomyces sp. WP-1 containing:
- a CDS encoding DUF4255 domain-containing protein — protein: MIHEVDEALRALLAGSGLEASGVEVVFDAPTRDWAARRNAPTVCVFLYHIQEDATRRGSGAGEVHDTEGYVVARRTPPRWFELTYLVTAWASRPQDEHRLLSQVLGTLVSTDALPADLLTGSLAELGLTVSLDTAGGGIDAPSASDVWSALDGELKPSLGVRVRAPLAAVARPAAPPVTEGLLVRAGGLGADGEPAPGRRLRYEEVGDPGAEGFAGLRERPAVPARRRRGRRQP
- a CDS encoding ATP-binding protein, giving the protein MYATEAEVDVLWARLRLTEERVRRAVAARRAVDPDPDDPYRGQYLTPQAVARILEEPGGLGLPDHEPPPVPPTSGLGLLAERFGLSPLDTDLLLVALAPDLDPRFERLYGYLNDDLTRRRPTVALALELCGLPAASAARFRLAPGAPLIAGGLIEVTEPERPPLSRVLAVPDRVSAHLLGGTEPDARLAGLLGEADADPTAEPADVARASAAALSGPGLVQLLNRGGDAPGLAVAALRAAGLRPLVLDAAALARHGAEVPALVRVAALEARLSGAGVVLGPLEALPPEPARRDRMTRDVCAALRGLPLFLYGTDGWDPAWAADTPVVLPVAPPSPGRQAARWRHALERAGSDGVDPAAAETLASAVAAHRLDGGQLRRAAGAAVRTAALADRAVRPDDLRAAVRAQNGAGLARLARRVEPAVGWDDLVLPAPTHRRLRELAVRARHREQVLGQWRMRPGGGRGRGVIALFAGESGTGKTMSAEVVAADLGMDLYVVDLSTVVDKYIGETEKNLERIFTEASAVNAVLLFDEADAIFGKRSQVKDAHDRHANIESAYLLQRMESFDGIAVLTTNLRANLDEAFTRRLDVIADFPVPDAGQRLALWERCLGGRLPRAADLDLGFCADRFELAGGSIRACAVTAAYLAAEAGLPLSMRQLMAAVAQEYRKLGRLVLESEFGTWTRDVLTDS